Within the Bacteroidia bacterium genome, the region GCCCTGCGGTTTCTCGCTTCCAAATACAGTATTGAAGTAGAGGAAGACCGGGTGGAGACGCCGGAGGAAGTAAAGCAACGTCAGGCCGAAGAAGAAGAGAGAGAAAGCCTCATGGTGGTGTCTTCCTTCGCGCAGAAACACTTCACGAAGAACCTGTGGGAGACAGAGGAAGGAAAAAATATCGGACTGGCCTACTTTGAAGAGCGGGGGTTCCGGAAAGACATCATTGAAAAATTTCAGCTCGGGTACAGCATAGATCAATGGCGGGAATTCTCCGACGCTGCACTCAAAGCCGGATATCAGCTTGAATTCCTTGAAAAAACCGGGCTAACGATCGTCAAACGGCCGGAGGGCGGGGCTACCGCAACGGAAAATGCACCTGCCTCTTTCTTCGACCGGTTCATGGGCAGGGTGATGTTTCCGATTCATAATGTAACCGGACGCGTGATCGCATTCGGGGGCAGAACCCTTTCCGCCGATAAAAAAACTGCCAAGTATATTAATTCGCCGGAATCGCCGATCTACTACAAGACCAAGGTTCTGTATGGTCTGTATTTTTCCAAAACGGCTATTTCCAGGGAAGACGAGTGTTTCCTGGTGGAAGGGTACACGGATGTGATCTCACTGCACCAGGCCGGTATCTCCAACGTAGTAGCCAGTTCCGGAACCTCGCTTACCGTTGAACAGATCCGGGCTATCCGGAGGTACACAAAAAACATTACAATACTTTACGACGGTGATCCTGCGGGTATCAAAGCCAGCTTCAGGGGTATTAACCTCGTGCTCGAGGAAGGAATGAACGTAAGAGTGCTGCTCTTTCCTGATGGCGACGATCCGGACTCTTATTCCCGGAAAGTTTCCTCCGATGAGTTCAGAAGATTCATCCGGGAGCATACACAGGACTTCATTTCCTTTAAAACCAAACTCCTCTATAACGATATCCAGGGCGATCCAATCAAAAAAGCGGAACTCATCAAGGATATTGTAGAAAGCATCGCCCTTATTCCGGAACAGATCACCCGCTCCGTTTACATCAAAGCCTGCTCCAACGTGATGGACGTTGCGGAGCAAACCCTGCTCAACGAGCTGAACAAGATCCGCCGCAAGAAGCTGGATGAAAAACGAAAAACAGAAGAAAACTTTCAGCCGGATCTCGGAACGGCTTCCGTGGTTCCTGTTCAGGTGGACGATCGTCCGCTTTATCCGGATTCCCAGGAAAGCCAGGAAAAAGATCTGATCCGCATCCTGCTTAATTTCGGAAGGGAAGTAATTGCCACGGAGGATCAGGACATTGATGGCAACCCCGCAATGATTTCGGTTTCCATTGCTCAGTATATTCTGGATTCCGTTAATCTGGACGAGGTAGACGGCATGCGCATTGAGTTCGAAGTATCCGCTTACAGAAAAATATTCGAGGAATACAACCGCTGTTTCAACGAAGCGCTGATCCCCGAACCTTCCCACTTCACACAAAATGCGGATGCCGCTATTTCCTCCGCAGCAATAGATCTATTGACCAGTGAATACGACCTCTCACCTAACTGGGAAGAACGCCACGGTATTTACGTTCCCACCGAAGAACGCTCTTTCCAGCGCATGGCCGAGGAAGCCGTGATGTGCCTGCGTCTGAAACTACTCGACCGTATCAAACAGAAAAAGCTCGAAGAACTTCAAAAGGAAACCGATGAAGCGAACATGGTTATCCTTCTCGATTACATCCGCTCCCTGGATAACGCGAAAACCGTTCTGGCCACACGGCTGGGGCGTACCGTGTTAAAATAAAAAAGCCCCGGATCTGCCGGGGCTTCATGTATCAATAAGGGCAATCTATTCTTTTATAAACTTTCCATTACCCATTCCAATGCCCAGTGTACTGCGAACCGTATAGGAATAAGTTCCTGCCGGGAGCATTCGTACATCCAGTGTAAGGGAGGAAATATTCCGGAGAGAAGTATTCATTACCAGTTTCCCGTTCACATCATAGATCTCCAGCGCCAGCAGATCTGTTCCGAGGGCAGAGGCATCCACCGTCAGACTTTCTGTTACCGGGTTCGGATAAACGGTTACCGGAGCAGTATCATCGTTCTCATCAATTCCCACCCAGCCGCTGAAGCTGATATTATCAATGTGCAATTCACTGTTCACCCGCGGATAATACCCGCTGCTTGCCGTGATTCCGATCGAAATGCTGTCGGGCAAAGTGCTGAGCTGGTAACTGCTGGATAATGGAATGGAGTAATTATTGTAGGATGTTGAAGGATTAATGGGAACCCAAACTTCCATGATTATATCACGAGACGCTCCGTTCCATTTTGTCATCTGCACATATACAGAAGCAGTATCTACCCCATTTGGTGCATATTTTGCGGCGAAATTCAGAATCGCCGGCCGCCCGGTGAAGGGGATGCGATCCTTCATCGCAAAACTGGGTATCATGGTAAAAGAACCGGAAATGCACGCACCGAGTGTGTCAGGGATGGTGGTAGAATCCGGGTTGAGCACCAGCACAACGGTTTTAAGTCTGAGCGACCAGGTTCCCATGTAATTATCCGGAGCTCCTGCCTTGAAGGCCGAGGTGGGGTTCGGATTCGGGTTAGGTATTGTCAGAAGGGGCGAAGCAAAAAGATTTGCAGTGATCCATCCTGTGGGCTGCTCCGGCTCCTGAGCTGAAGCTCCCCAAGTCTCGAATCCGCCGTTCATGCTCTGCGCACTCAGCAAGAAGGCCGACAGCAGCAGGGTTGAAGTGAGTAATATTCTTTTCATGTGAGAAGATTTTGGTTTAGTGTGTATCAAAGATGGCTAAAATTCACCTGACAAAAAATTGAAATGGTACTAATTCTTACCCGTTCATCCGTAAAAAAAGCCCCCTGTCCGTGACAAGGGGCTTGAAAATGAGGGGAAAAGCTTATTTAACAATGCTGAACTTGCCTGCTTTTTTCATGGTGTTGCTTCCATCCACTGCCACATAGAAGTAGGTTCCGGCAGCGAAAGATTCCACATTCAAGGAAACCTGTGAACCCTGAACCTGAATTTCCCGGATAAGGTTACCGGAAACATCCATAATCCGGATCGTTTTCACATCCAGCCCCTTTGTCAGGAATGTAATAGACTGGGAAGCCGGGTTCGGATAATTGGGAATAGGGGTCAGCTCCTGCTCGCTGATCCCGCTCTGAGTGGGAGCAGCCTGCAACCAACTGGCATCTGTTACGTTACCAGCCGAGTCCGTGGAGATCTCCACCACAGGGAATCCGTAAGCATTATTTGTGTTCGGTGTCCACCAGCTGTAGTTGTAGGAAGTATCAATATTGGTTTGAAACACCTGCCATACCGGAGGGAAGGACAGGTGTATGGAAATTGTATCATACGTGATGTTCATTTCGCGAACGCGCAGGCAGGGCAAGTTAGCGACCAGCGGAGTGGTTACTGTTCCCCATCCGTCAACCAATGACGTCTTCACCTTAACACTCTGAAGCCGTGCAGAATCCATTGGAGGATTTGGAAACGGCATCCGCACATCCATACCGGAAGTGTTATTAAATGTGGTATTGAAGGTGCTGGGCCACGACATGATTTGTTCATCCGGATTCATATCAATGATCATTGGGCCGAGGCCAAAATCGCCATACTGACCAAGGATTTTAAAATCTGATGAAGTATTGCGTGCGAAGGCATACATTCCGGAACTGCCGAAAATTACGGCCAGGTTGGAGGTGGGAAAACTGGAGGAATTCGGTAACCAGTTGGGATTGGTAAACGTCAGAGTATCCACCGTATGCGAGTTCAGGTTGGTGAAATTCCAGGTTTGGCTTGCGCCGGATGGGCCGGGAGTCACCACGGGCATGGTATCATGCGCCTGGCGAATCGCAAATCCGATGTTGGCAAGATCCCATTGTACCAGTGTAACCTGCGAAAAGGCCGCGAAAGAACAAAGGGAAAGACAACTGAGTAGAACTTTTTTCATGTGTGTTGTTTTTTGGTACGCAAAGATAAGAAAATCAGGGGCTCAGACAAAACTCTGCATATCGTACAAACGGCGGTAGATTCCATTCTTCCCGAGCAACTCCTGGTGTGTTCCTCTTTCTCTGATTTCGCCCTTTTCAAGCACCACAATCTCATCGGCATGCTGGATGGTACTGAGCCGGTGTGCGATCACCAGCGTGGTCCGGTTCCTCATTAATTTTCCCAGCGCATCCTGTACCAATCGTTCCGATTCGGTATCCAGTGCGGAGGTGGCTTCATCCAGGATCAGGATGGGAGGATTTTTCAGCACTGCCCTCGCGATGCTGATCCGTTGCCTTTGACCGCCTGATAATTTGCTCCCACGGTCGCCAATATTGGTATTATATCCTTCCGGCATGCGGCTGATGAACTCGTGCGCATTGGCAATCTCCGCCGCCTTCTGAACCTGCTCCTGACTTACACCTTCCATACCGAATGCAATATTATTGAACACCGTATCGTTGAACAAAATACTTTCCTGCGTTACAATGCCCATCAGCTTCCGGATGTCTCTCAGCCGGCAGTCACGTAAATCCATGCCATCTATAATCACGCTCCCCTGCCCTTCACCCGGATCATAGAAACGCGGAAGCATATCCGCCAGTGTGCTCTTCCCGGATCCAGATTGTCCCACCAGTGCCACCGTTTTGCCTTTGGGAATTGTCAGGTTGACATTATGAAGCACATACCCGCTGTCGCCGCGAGTGTAAGAGAATGAAACATTTCTGTACTGCACCTCCTTCTCAAAGGAATTCAGATTCAGCGGTTTTTCCGGGTCCCGAATGGTTACATCCGCCTCCGTGATTTTACGGATACGTTCCAGGCTTGCTACACCTTTTTGAATATTGAAATAGGCAGTGGTCAACGACTTGGCAGGGCCAATGAGTTGCGAAAAAACAGCGATATAGGCGATGAAGGAGGACGCCTCGAGCGTTGGCTGAGTTCCCAGTACCAGCACGCCTCCGAAGTACATTATGAGTACAAGAACCAGCACGCCGAGAAATTCGCTCAGCGGACCCGCCAGATCCACCCGCCGGTAGATACTCACCATGTACTGGGTGTAGGTCCGGTTGTATTCCTGAAACTGATCATCCGTCTTTTTCTCATGGTTGAAGGCTTTGATGATACGCAGTCCGGAAAGTGTTTCCTCAATAACAGAAAGAAGTGTGCCGGCCATTTCCTTTTCTCTGGCCGTGGTTCTGCGAAGCGTTTTTGATACACGGCCGATAAGAATGCCCATGAGCGGAAGGAGCACAAACGCAAAGAGCGTCAGCCACGGACTTATCCATATCAGCCAAATCAGAAAAAACGCAATATTGATCGGCTCGCGGAAAAGCATTTCCAGAGAATTCATCACGCTCCACTCCACCTCTTTCACATCATTATTCATCCGAGACATGATGTCGCCTTTGCGCTCATTGGAAAAAAAAGAAAGCGGCAGAACAAGAATTTTCGAGAAAACCTCATTACGCAGGTCTTTCACAACACCGTTCCGGATGGGTGCGAGATAGAACATGGCCATATACCGGCAAAGGTTTTTAAAAAAGATCATCACCAGCACAAAAACACAGATGAAAATCAGGGCCTGCAGTTTGCCCTCTTCCGTTACCAGACGCGTGATATGGTAATTAAAGGCATCCACAACACCTGAGGCAGAAAGGCTGAATCCGGGATCTCCCTTTTCAAGAATAGTCCGGTATTGCTCCTCGTTGGCGTAAAAGAGTACATCCAGGAAAGGCTTCAGCAGCGTCAGGGAAAAAAGTGAGAATACGGCAAATAAAATATTAAACAGAATGTTCAGTGCTGCGTACTTTTTATAATTCCTGACGAAAGAAAATACGCGAACGATGTACTTCATGGGAGCGAATATACGAATTAGATCAAGGTTCTAAGCTGAACGAATTGAATCCCAACCTATTGTGTCGGCTTCCCGTCATATGGCTTATCAGGGTATCTTTAATAAGTAACTTTGCCCTGTGGATTCAGTACGACAACAAAAAGTAGCCAGGCTACTACAGAAGGAGCTCGGAGAGATCTTCCGGCGCGATGCCGCACTCTACCTTCCCGGCGCCCTGATTAGCGTAACAGAAGTGCGTGTGAGTGCCGATCTATCAGTAGCAAAGGTCTTTCTGAGTCTTTTTCCGGTGAAGGAAAAAGAAAAGGCCATTGCCGGCTTACGCGCCCGTGCGCCGGAGTTGCGCCGGTCGCTGGCCGGTAGGGTACGCGACCAGCTGAGGGTAGTTCCGGAGCTTATCTTTCTCATCGATGATTCCTTTGATCAGGCAGCACGCATTGATGAACTGCTGAAGAAATAAAATGAAAAAAGACATTTCTATTCCCAAGGTGGAAGATGTGGCGGTAGCGGTGGTCCGTGAGAAGAACGAGGCGGGCGACGAGGGCTGGTATGTATATCTTCTCAACCTGGGTAACACCATGCTTGAAGGAGTGCTGGTCACTTCCAAAGGGTATGGAGAGATGAAAGGAGAACAGAGAAACACTTCGGTACTCCGGCACTTTCTGGATACCATACCGGGAGGCGGCGCAGTGAGGATAGAGCCCATTATGGAGGAATTATTCGGGCTCACCAACGAATATTGGGTGAGCTTTTATAAATCGAATGTGATGTACGACAAGAAGTATATTTTTCTTGCAGAAAGCATCAATGCAGGCCTGTTCACCCAGGTGCCTTTACTGAATAAAAAAGGAGTAATGATCCGCTGACATGCTTTACGAACTCCGCACCGATAAAATTCTCTTTCTGGATATAGAAACTGTTCCCATGACCGCCACCGCTGAGGAGGCACCGGAAGCATACCGGAAATTATGGGAAGAAAAATTTAACAAGATCCAGAATAAACGCCCGGGGGAAGATACTCCGGAAAAAGCCTGGCGCAGCGCCGGTATTTATGCGGAATTTGGAAAGATCATCTGCATTTCTGTTGGCACTTTCAATCAGGGTAACTTTCTGATAAAATCGCTGGCCGGCCATGATGAAAGGAAGATCCTGGAAGATCTTGCCCGCTTGCTGGAGCAATCGTACGCACGGCCGGAGGCAAGGCTCTGCGCACACAACGGGAAGGAATTCGATTTCCCGTACATTGCGCGGCGCATGATGATCCACGGAATACGTTTACCTTCCATTCTGAACCTGGCCGGAAAAAAGCCATGGGAAGTACAGTTGCTGGATACGATGGAACTTTGGAAATTCGGA harbors:
- the rbfA gene encoding 30S ribosome-binding factor RbfA, which translates into the protein MDSVRQQKVARLLQKELGEIFRRDAALYLPGALISVTEVRVSADLSVAKVFLSLFPVKEKEKAIAGLRARAPELRRSLAGRVRDQLRVVPELIFLIDDSFDQAARIDELLKK
- a CDS encoding T9SS type A sorting domain-containing protein — its product is MKRILLTSTLLLSAFLLSAQSMNGGFETWGASAQEPEQPTGWITANLFASPLLTIPNPNPNPTSAFKAGAPDNYMGTWSLRLKTVVLVLNPDSTTIPDTLGACISGSFTMIPSFAMKDRIPFTGRPAILNFAAKYAPNGVDTASVYVQMTKWNGASRDIIMEVWVPINPSTSYNNYSIPLSSSYQLSTLPDSISIGITASSGYYPRVNSELHIDNISFSGWVGIDENDDTAPVTVYPNPVTESLTVDASALGTDLLALEIYDVNGKLVMNTSLRNISSLTLDVRMLPAGTYSYTVRSTLGIGMGNGKFIKE
- a CDS encoding DNA primase; this encodes MISKNTIARIFETARVEEVIADFVSLKKRGANMIGLCPFHNEKTPSFHVSPSKGIYKCFGCGKAGNAVNFIMDHESLSFPEALRFLASKYSIEVEEDRVETPEEVKQRQAEEEERESLMVVSSFAQKHFTKNLWETEEGKNIGLAYFEERGFRKDIIEKFQLGYSIDQWREFSDAALKAGYQLEFLEKTGLTIVKRPEGGATATENAPASFFDRFMGRVMFPIHNVTGRVIAFGGRTLSADKKTAKYINSPESPIYYKTKVLYGLYFSKTAISREDECFLVEGYTDVISLHQAGISNVVASSGTSLTVEQIRAIRRYTKNITILYDGDPAGIKASFRGINLVLEEGMNVRVLLFPDGDDPDSYSRKVSSDEFRRFIREHTQDFISFKTKLLYNDIQGDPIKKAELIKDIVESIALIPEQITRSVYIKACSNVMDVAEQTLLNELNKIRRKKLDEKRKTEENFQPDLGTASVVPVQVDDRPLYPDSQESQEKDLIRILLNFGREVIATEDQDIDGNPAMISVSIAQYILDSVNLDEVDGMRIEFEVSAYRKIFEEYNRCFNEALIPEPSHFTQNADAAISSAAIDLLTSEYDLSPNWEERHGIYVPTEERSFQRMAEEAVMCLRLKLLDRIKQKKLEELQKETDEANMVILLDYIRSLDNAKTVLATRLGRTVLK
- a CDS encoding 3'-5' exonuclease, with the translated sequence MLYELRTDKILFLDIETVPMTATAEEAPEAYRKLWEEKFNKIQNKRPGEDTPEKAWRSAGIYAEFGKIICISVGTFNQGNFLIKSLAGHDERKILEDLARLLEQSYARPEARLCAHNGKEFDFPYIARRMMIHGIRLPSILNLAGKKPWEVQLLDTMELWKFGDYKSYTSLNLLATVLGVPTPKDDIDGSQVYGVYYHEKDLPRIVTYCQKDVLTVAQILRRMRGEEILPVTEVVQR
- a CDS encoding ABC transporter ATP-binding protein, with product MKYIVRVFSFVRNYKKYAALNILFNILFAVFSLFSLTLLKPFLDVLFYANEEQYRTILEKGDPGFSLSASGVVDAFNYHITRLVTEEGKLQALIFICVFVLVMIFFKNLCRYMAMFYLAPIRNGVVKDLRNEVFSKILVLPLSFFSNERKGDIMSRMNNDVKEVEWSVMNSLEMLFREPINIAFFLIWLIWISPWLTLFAFVLLPLMGILIGRVSKTLRRTTAREKEMAGTLLSVIEETLSGLRIIKAFNHEKKTDDQFQEYNRTYTQYMVSIYRRVDLAGPLSEFLGVLVLVLIMYFGGVLVLGTQPTLEASSFIAYIAVFSQLIGPAKSLTTAYFNIQKGVASLERIRKITEADVTIRDPEKPLNLNSFEKEVQYRNVSFSYTRGDSGYVLHNVNLTIPKGKTVALVGQSGSGKSTLADMLPRFYDPGEGQGSVIIDGMDLRDCRLRDIRKLMGIVTQESILFNDTVFNNIAFGMEGVSQEQVQKAAEIANAHEFISRMPEGYNTNIGDRGSKLSGGQRQRISIARAVLKNPPILILDEATSALDTESERLVQDALGKLMRNRTTLVIAHRLSTIQHADEIVVLEKGEIRERGTHQELLGKNGIYRRLYDMQSFV
- a CDS encoding T9SS type A sorting domain-containing protein; its protein translation is MKKVLLSCLSLCSFAAFSQVTLVQWDLANIGFAIRQAHDTMPVVTPGPSGASQTWNFTNLNSHTVDTLTFTNPNWLPNSSSFPTSNLAVIFGSSGMYAFARNTSSDFKILGQYGDFGLGPMIIDMNPDEQIMSWPSTFNTTFNNTSGMDVRMPFPNPPMDSARLQSVKVKTSLVDGWGTVTTPLVANLPCLRVREMNITYDTISIHLSFPPVWQVFQTNIDTSYNYSWWTPNTNNAYGFPVVEISTDSAGNVTDASWLQAAPTQSGISEQELTPIPNYPNPASQSITFLTKGLDVKTIRIMDVSGNLIREIQVQGSQVSLNVESFAAGTYFYVAVDGSNTMKKAGKFSIVK